From the Leguminivora glycinivorella isolate SPB_JAAS2020 chromosome 15, LegGlyc_1.1, whole genome shotgun sequence genome, one window contains:
- the LOC125233837 gene encoding uncharacterized protein LOC125233837: MPPRRRGRDAAGCACAAPEDVEEHRPSRSVFYVPAPLPRWPQEMTTRQIYETAFDCKIARSDDDLDDFDRVSNHPALLQAEDRKVISSASSAFEAVERGEPDYKGRRKVTMKTDSVRRSKIPTIRQKRENESNASALSEELEKIHIDEEDRNASTSQLPLRGYTPSPPSTAPLPTKFQQKDGSAMNSIKSAPNLPQTQPAHPRLKDLRLPVKSLRAREMPTSSDASMVDLKGSASTELDAAHRLSAGRESRDADDERGQSKDGIFLEIKGRPTSDSDTPEMNRHTGPKGVGPIMEFKGRPGAPRPRRKYSSTESMATSSSGGSMESLRSSTSEDRSSSSSESRRSSSLSSHSSDSGNVPFTKSHHMQLSGFGHHNNKLHILSPISDKSSQEPASETSDNNRNNNSQKVSPEDVETGNTIQTTVEIVAKPKRRALQNRNLLNLTFRHSTTAGDAEIQGSDSGISIHSREGVDSRNTFINFKNSNAEEERKDPDQDLSDLPFDMPKLRRRRAEAEADLRSLPFDMPKLRRKLRGQSLQLNNDFGSVISNASSSQSVQDLNLGNKHKEKLSLNFDSGSGSGSSKGLHLNLGPIVPPRDLVDASLPLDRQGWYHGTLTRVEAESLLRDADEGAFLVRNSESAKHDYSLSLKSTRGFMHMRICRNTEGYTLGGAATAFPTVPALMRHYVTAQRLPVRGAEHMALSTPLPAVLL; encoded by the exons ATGCCGCCAAGGCGCCGTGGGCGTGACGCGGCCGGCTGCGCGTGCGCCGCGCCTGAAGATGTAGAGGAGCACCGACCTTCTCGTAGCGTCTTTTACGTGCCGGCGCCGCTGCCACGCTGGCCGCAAGAGATGACCACCCGCCAAATATACGAAACAGCCTTTGACTGTAAAATCGCACGTTCAGACGATGACTTGGACGATTTTGATCGCGTCAGCAACCACCCTGCACTTTTACAAGCTGAGGACAGGAAAGTTATATCTTCCGCATCGTCTGCCTTTGAAGCTGTAGAACGTGGTGAACCAGATTACAAAGGCCGCCGAAAAGTTACAATGAAAACTGATAGCGTCCGTCGATCAAAGATTCCTACTATCCGCCAGAAAAGAGAAAACGAAAGCAATGCGTCAGCGTTATCTGAAGAGCTTGAAAAAATACACATCGATGAGGAGGATCGCAATGCTTCCACTTCTCAATTACCACTACGTGGTTACACGCCCTCACCTCCGTCGACAGCTCCCCTGCCAACAAAATTTCAGCAGAAAGACGGCTCCGCCATGAATAGCATCAAAAGTGCCCCAAACTTGCCGCAGACGCAACCAGCTCATCCGCGGCTGAAGGACTTACGGTTACCTGTAAAATCATTGCGAGCACGTGAAATGCCAACGAGTAGCGACGCTAGCATGGTTGATTTAAAGGGCTCTGCGTCCACTGAACTCGACGCTGCGCACCGCTTAAGCGCTGGTCGTGAATCTCGTGACGCCGATGATGAGAGGGGGCAATCGaaggacggtatttttttagaGATTAAGGGCCGACCCACTTCCGATTCTGACACACCAGAAATGAATCGACACACAGGGCCAAAGGGGGTCGGTCCTATAATGGAATTCAAAGGTAGGCCCGGGGCTCCACGTCCGAGGCGCAAATACTCCAGCACCGAAAGTATGGCAACCAGCAGTAGCGGTGGAAGTATGGAATCCCTTCGGAGTAGCACTAGTGAGGACAGGAGCAGTAGTAGTTCAGAAAGCCGACGGTCGTCTTCTCTTAGTTCACATAGTTCAGATTCCGGCAATGTCCCTTTCACGAAATCACATCATATGCAGCTGTCGGGGTTTGGCCATCACAATAACAAACTTCATATTCTTAGTCCTATATCAGACAAGTCATCGCAAGAACCAGCATCTGAAACGTCTGATAATAACAGAAATAACAACTCACAAAAAGTATCTCCTGAGGACGTCGAAACTGGAAATACGATACAGACGACTGTTGAAATTGTAGCAAAGCCTAAAAGGCGTGCATTACAAAACCGGAATTTATTAAATCTTACATTCCGTCATTCAACAACAGCGGGTGACGCCGAAATTCAAGGATCTGATAGTGGTATATCAATTCACTCCCGAGAGGGTGTCGACTCAAGAAATACATTTATCAACTTTAAGAACAGCAATGCTGAGGAAGAGCGTAAAGATCCGGACCAAGATCTTTCAGATCTTCCATTCGATATGCCGAAGTTAAGAAGACGACGAGCAGAAGCCGAAGCAGATCTGAGATCCCTGCCGTTTGATATGCCCAAGTTACGTCGTAAATTGCGAGGACAATCGCTGCAGCTAAATAATGACTTTGGAAGTGTCATTTCAAATGCATCTTCCAGCCAAAGCGTCCAGGACTTAAATCTAG GTAACAAGCACAAAGAGAAATTGTCGTTGAACTTTGATAGTGGAAGTGGTTCCGGCAGCTCCAAGGGGTTGCACCTTAACCTGGGACCCATAGTTCCACCGAGAGATCTTGTCGACGCATCGCTACCGCTTGATAGACAAGG gTGGTATCACGGGACGCTGACGCGCGTCGAAGCAGAAAGTTTACTAAGGGATGCAGATGAGGGCGCTTTTCTAGTACGAAACAGCGAATCTGCGAAACACGACTATTCATTAAGCTTAAA GTCAACCCGTGGCTTCATGCACATGCGAATCTGTCGCAACACCGAAGGGTACACCTTGGGTGGCGCGGCCACGGCATTCCCTACCGTCCCTGCCCTGATGCGTCACTACGTCACCGCACAAAGACTGCCAGTCAGGGGCGCGGAGCACATGGCCTTATCCACACCCTTACCCGCTGTTCTACTATGA